Proteins encoded within one genomic window of Fragaria vesca subsp. vesca linkage group LG1, FraVesHawaii_1.0, whole genome shotgun sequence:
- the LOC101303070 gene encoding pentatricopeptide repeat-containing protein At1g08070-like, which produces MSELKQIHAQLLRNGLFFDAFTASKIVAFSALEDSGNLTYSRLVLSQIPNPNGFTCNSVIRGYTNKGLYREAISFYHEMIVQGWIPDRFTFPSLFKSCKDLGEGKQLHCQSTKLGFASDSYIQNTLMNMYSNCGCLVSSRKVFDKMSDKSVVSWATMIDAYAQWDQSTEALKLFDKMGRENVDPNEVTLLNVLTACGMARDLETAKRVHRYIEDYGFGSHLKLSTALMDVYCKCGCVSLARELFDKMPEKNLFCWNIMINGHVEESNYDEAFLLFRRMQLEGEKGDKVTMVSLLLACSNLGALELGKWLHAYIEKQKIEVDVALGTTLVDMYAKCGSIDIASDVFRTLPEKDLMTWTALISGFAMCGEGKKALEHFHEMQMSGVKPDAIVFVGVLAACSHAGLVDEALSHFNSMSEVYGIQPSIEHYGCMVDVLGRAGRIAEAEELIQKMQMKPDRFVLGGLLGACRIHGNLEAAERAAKQLLELSPYDEGTYVLLSNLYSSMGKWEEAKKIRKLMAERNIKKPPGCSLIEVDGTVHEFVKGDSSHQQTANIYEMLDDMISRLKKAGYVPQKSEVSFDMDEEDKETAHSLHSEKLAIAFGLISTNPGTTIRVVKNLRVCSDCHTATKLISKVYNREIIVRDRNRFHQFKDGSCSCKDFW; this is translated from the coding sequence ATGTCTGAGCTCAAGCAAATCCACGCACAGCTCCTCCGGAATGGTCTCTTCTTCGACGCATTCACCGCCAGCAAAATCGTTGCCTTTTCGGCTTTAGAAGACTCCGGAAACCTCACTTATTCCCGTTTAGTCCTCAGCCAAATCCCCAATCCCAATGGTTTCACTTGTAATTCGGTTATCCGAGGCTATACGAACAAGGGTTTATATCGGGAAGCCATTTCTTTTTACCATGAAATGATTGTACAGGGTTGGATACCTGACCGGTTCACATTCCCTTCTTTGTTCAAGTCATGTAAGGATTTGGGTGAAGGGAAACAGCTGCATTGTCAATCTACCAAGCTAGGCTTCGCTTCCGATTCGTACATTCAGAACACTCTGATGAACATGTACTCGAATTGCGGGTGTTTGGTTTCTTCACGGAAGGTGTTTGATAAAATGAGTGACAAGAGTGTGGTGTCTTGGGCGACCATGATTGACGCTTATGCGCAGTGGGATCAATCAACTGAGGCTTTAAAGCTCTTCGATAAGATGGGGAGGGAAAATGTGGATCCTAATGAGGTTACTTTGCTTAATGTTTTGACTGCTTGTGGGATGGCGAGGGATTTAGAAACTGCAAAAAGGGTGCACCGGTACATTGAGGACTATGGTTTTGGGTCGCATTTGAAGCTCAGTACGGCTCTTATGGATGTTTATTGCAAATGTGGATGTGTATCGCTTGCGCGAGAATTGTTCGACAAGATGCCTGAGAAGAACTTGTTTTGTTGGAACATCATGATCAATGGACATGTTGAGGAAAGTAATTACGATGAGGCGTTCCTACTCTTTCGTAGAATGCAACTCGAGGGAGAAAAGGGGGATAAGGTGACTATGGTGAGTTTATTGCTTGCTTGCAGCAATTTGGGAGCTCTAGAGCTTGGAAAGTGGCTGCATGCCTATATTGAAAAGCAGAAAATTGAGGTGGATGTTGCCCTCGGGACGACTCTAGTTGACATGTACGCCAAGTGCGGGAGCATAGACATTGCATCGGATGTTTTCCGAACACTGCCTGAGAAGGATTTGATGACTTGGACAGCGTTAATTTCTGGTTTTGCAATGTGTGGTGAAGGGAAGAAGGCTTTGGAGCATTTCCATGAGATGCAGATGAGTGGAGTGAAGCCAGATGCAATAGTCTTTGTTGGGGTATTGGCTGCTTGCAGCCATGCTGGGTTAGTGGATGAAGCACTGTCGCATTTTAACTCAATGTCTGAAGTGTATGGGATTCAGCCTAGCATTGAACACTATGGCTGTATGGTTGACGTGTTAGGCAGAGCTGGTCGCATAGCTGAAGCAGAGGAGTTGATTCAGAAGATGCAAATGAAACCAGATCGTTTTGTTTTGGGAGGGCTTCTTGGTGCCTGCAGAATCCATGGTAACCTTGAGGCAGCAGAAAGAGCAGCTAAACAGCTCCTAGAACTTAGTCCATACGATGAAGGAACATATGTGCTTCTATCAAACTTATACAGCTCTATGGGAAAATGGGAAGAAGCTAAAAAAATTAGGAAACTCATGGCAGAAAGGAATATAAAGAAACCTCCTGGATGCAGCCTGATTGAGGTAGATGGAACTGTCCATGAATTTGTGAAGGGTGATTCATCTCACCAACAAACCGCAAATATCTACGAAATGCTTGATGACATGATCAGCCGATTGAAGAAAGCCGGTTATGTCCCTCAGAAATCTGAGGTGTCGTTCGATATGGATGAAGAAGACAAGGAGACTGCACATAGCCTCCACAGCGAAAAACTAGCCATTGCATTTG